One stretch of Tenacibaculum sp. MAR_2010_89 DNA includes these proteins:
- a CDS encoding DUF5908 family protein, whose protein sequence is MPVEIRELIIKTEIKTKNDENISLKENEFLVFKEEILETCKRMLTEGVKKINYRR, encoded by the coding sequence ATGCCAGTAGAAATAAGAGAATTGATTATTAAAACAGAAATAAAAACAAAAAATGATGAAAATATATCACTTAAAGAAAATGAGTTCCTTGTTTTTAAAGAAGAAATTTTAGAAACCTGTAAAAGAATGTTAACAGAAGGTGTAAAGAAAATAAATTACAGAAGGTAG
- a CDS encoding phage tail protein produces the protein MAKKKSKAKEENVTGIYPVNFYFSVSFDSSEGIDFQEVSGLTREQTIEEVAGGGENRFKYRLPSVSISKNLILKRAVILKGDALTNWCKDSIDGGLAKPIKTKTVSVNLLNSEGQVSMKWNFYKAYPVKYSFSDLKSQTGEVLIDTIELAYIHFTSS, from the coding sequence ATGGCTAAAAAAAAATCAAAGGCAAAAGAAGAAAATGTAACAGGTATATATCCTGTTAATTTTTATTTTTCTGTTTCATTTGATAGTAGTGAAGGCATCGATTTTCAAGAAGTTTCGGGTTTAACTAGAGAGCAAACAATAGAAGAAGTAGCAGGTGGAGGCGAAAATAGATTTAAATATCGTCTTCCATCTGTTTCTATAAGTAAAAACTTAATACTTAAAAGAGCTGTAATATTAAAAGGAGATGCATTAACTAATTGGTGTAAAGATAGTATTGATGGTGGTTTAGCTAAGCCAATAAAAACAAAAACAGTTTCTGTAAATCTACTAAACAGTGAAGGTCAGGTTTCAATGAAATGGAATTTTTATAAAGCATATCCTGTAAAGTATTCGTTTTCAGATTTAAAATCTCAAACAGGAGAAGTTTTAATAGATACTATAGAGTTGGCTTATATCCATTTTACATCATCTTAA
- a CDS encoding phage tail protein yields MATDDGSVQGATWPMPKFRFEVDLGTELTGVAFQEVSGMDVENQIIEYRKSNSKLFSTEKMPGIVKYGNVTMKRGVFVNDNTFWDWHEEIKMNTIKRRTVLIKLLDEGGNVTMQWQLNNAWPTKITSTDLKSDGNEVAVDTIEIAHEELIITNG; encoded by the coding sequence ATGGCAACAGATGATGGAAGCGTACAAGGCGCAACATGGCCCATGCCAAAGTTCCGATTTGAAGTAGATTTAGGGACTGAATTAACTGGAGTTGCATTTCAAGAAGTTTCTGGAATGGATGTAGAAAACCAAATAATAGAATATCGAAAAAGTAATAGTAAACTGTTTTCTACCGAAAAAATGCCAGGAATTGTTAAGTACGGAAACGTAACTATGAAGCGTGGAGTTTTTGTAAATGACAATACTTTTTGGGATTGGCATGAAGAAATTAAAATGAATACAATTAAGCGTAGAACAGTTTTAATAAAACTTTTAGATGAAGGAGGTAATGTAACTATGCAATGGCAGTTAAATAATGCTTGGCCAACTAAAATTACCAGTACCGATTTAAAATCTGATGGAAATGAAGTAGCTGTAGATACGATAGAAATTGCACATGAAGAGCTAATTATAACAAATGGCTAA
- a CDS encoding phage tail sheath C-terminal domain-containing protein: MNLSTIKSPGVYINEVNAFGNSVVPVATAIPAFIGYTPQAMYEGKSYTNVPKKITSFADFQAIFCLPNPPAPADPAKQYDPEYYLVKQDSQPTSGDYMMIGSDFYAILPDPNTIYYLYNSIKLFYDNGGGDAYIVSIGPYGEPSNTPAAVGAQIVNPNVQKNDLTNGLDLLKQEQEPTMYICPEATLLSVDDNASLMQSMLLQSTEMQTTVCIFDIIGGNTPDPINYTEDITTFRNSTGSNGLDYGAAYYPFVDTTVMQASDIDYTNLFGGDVTQLQAILSPADNPNETVNTIIANIQNPPDGEALTVSQYNNSLLVASPTYSTIIAHVLQDANLLPPSGGMAGVITTTDNQVGPWQAPANTSMVDVVNLPIKLSETQQADLNVDAVSGKSINAIRFFNGLGILVWGARTLDGNSQDWRYLSVRRTMIFLEQSCKLAANAYVFAPNDKNTWEAVKAMISSFLNDIWKQGGLQGASASDAFSVECGLGATMTSEDILNGFMNVTVKVAIVRPAEFIVLTFQQQMATSS; the protein is encoded by the coding sequence ATGAATTTATCAACCATTAAATCTCCAGGGGTTTATATCAATGAAGTAAATGCTTTTGGTAATTCAGTAGTACCCGTTGCTACTGCGATACCAGCATTTATTGGATATACACCTCAAGCTATGTACGAAGGGAAATCGTACACGAATGTGCCTAAAAAAATTACATCATTCGCAGATTTTCAAGCTATTTTTTGTTTGCCAAACCCACCTGCACCAGCAGATCCTGCTAAACAATATGATCCTGAGTATTATTTAGTAAAACAAGATAGCCAACCAACATCAGGAGACTATATGATGATAGGAAGCGATTTTTATGCCATTCTTCCAGATCCGAATACAATTTATTATTTATACAATAGTATTAAGTTGTTTTATGATAATGGTGGAGGAGATGCCTATATTGTATCTATAGGACCTTATGGAGAACCTTCAAATACACCTGCAGCAGTTGGTGCACAAATAGTAAATCCGAACGTACAAAAAAACGATTTAACAAATGGTTTAGACTTGTTAAAACAAGAACAAGAACCAACTATGTATATCTGTCCTGAAGCTACTTTATTATCAGTAGATGATAATGCTTCTTTAATGCAATCAATGTTATTGCAATCTACAGAAATGCAAACAACAGTATGTATTTTTGATATTATTGGAGGTAATACACCAGATCCTATTAATTATACAGAAGATATTACAACTTTTAGAAATTCCACAGGATCAAACGGATTAGATTATGGAGCAGCTTATTATCCATTTGTAGATACTACAGTAATGCAAGCTTCAGATATAGATTATACAAATTTATTTGGAGGAGATGTTACTCAATTACAAGCAATATTGAGTCCTGCAGATAATCCTAATGAAACTGTAAATACCATTATAGCAAATATTCAAAATCCACCAGATGGAGAAGCATTAACCGTAAGTCAATATAATAATTCGTTATTAGTGGCGAGTCCTACTTACAGTACTATTATAGCACATGTGTTACAAGATGCAAATTTATTACCTCCAAGTGGTGGTATGGCAGGAGTAATAACAACTACAGATAATCAGGTAGGTCCATGGCAAGCTCCAGCAAACACATCAATGGTTGACGTTGTTAATTTACCTATCAAACTATCAGAAACACAACAAGCAGATTTAAATGTTGATGCAGTTTCAGGTAAATCTATTAATGCAATTCGATTTTTTAATGGATTAGGAATTTTAGTTTGGGGAGCAAGAACACTGGATGGTAATAGTCAAGATTGGAGGTACTTATCAGTAAGAAGAACAATGATTTTTTTAGAGCAATCATGTAAACTCGCTGCAAATGCATATGTTTTTGCACCTAATGATAAAAATACATGGGAAGCTGTAAAAGCAATGATTTCTAGTTTCTTAAATGATATTTGGAAGCAAGGAGGCTTACAAGGAGCAAGTGCTTCAGATGCTTTTTCTGTAGAATGTGGCTTAGGAGCTACTATGACTTCTGAAGATATTTTAAATGGATTTATGAATGTTACTGTAAAAGTTGCAATTGTAAGACCTGCAGAATTCATTGTATTGACATTTCAACAACAAATGGCTACATCTAGCTAA
- a CDS encoding DUF4255 domain-containing protein: MILKALQFTNRTLNQFLKNKFGLSDDVVVTNKIIDQNGTDPIENQNKVIITLIHVEQETVKSFYRKNKQLNDGNYENKPLDERYNLYLLVAPNFEQYNETLKFLNATIQFFQINGVLDANTSSKIPKGISRLEFEFEKGDGYLQMHNLWSALGAKYQPSVIYKMRLVTIVSDEINAFESSVNVTSNRTIDD; the protein is encoded by the coding sequence ATGATTTTAAAAGCATTACAATTTACAAACAGAACTTTAAATCAGTTTTTAAAAAACAAATTCGGATTAAGTGACGATGTTGTTGTAACCAATAAAATTATAGATCAAAACGGAACTGATCCTATAGAGAATCAAAATAAAGTAATTATTACTTTAATTCATGTAGAACAAGAAACAGTAAAGTCTTTTTACAGAAAAAATAAACAACTAAATGATGGTAATTATGAAAATAAACCATTAGATGAAAGATACAATTTATACCTTTTAGTAGCTCCAAATTTTGAACAGTATAATGAAACTTTAAAGTTTTTAAATGCAACAATTCAGTTTTTTCAAATAAATGGAGTATTAGATGCAAACACATCTTCAAAAATCCCTAAAGGTATTTCTCGTTTAGAGTTTGAGTTTGAAAAGGGAGATGGTTATTTACAAATGCATAATTTATGGAGTGCATTAGGAGCTAAATACCAACCAAGTGTAATTTACAAAATGCGATTAGTTACTATAGTATCTGATGAAATTAATGCATTTGAATCTAGTGTTAATGTAACTTCAAATAGAACAATAGATGATTAG
- a CDS encoding RluA family pseudouridine synthase: protein MKISETHKVPLLEKSIRLQEYGVGIFNTVSTKSSLKKAIKKELILVNRTVASTALFIKGNETIELLESEKEINAKKFIFPLEILFEDDYLAIIYKPSGILVSGNSFATIDNALSQNLQKSLQIDGVRPRPVHRLDYPTSGLLLIGKTKSSIIALNKLFENKTIQKTYHAISIGKMKKAGEINISIDSKNAFTSYEVSNTVTSKRFGYLNLVSLKPKTGRKHQLRKHLLAIGNPILGDKEYYINDLVLKGKGLYLHASSLEFIHPFTKEWIFITKELPSKFNKIFPL from the coding sequence TTGAAAATTTCTGAAACACATAAAGTTCCTTTATTAGAAAAATCTATTCGTTTACAAGAATATGGTGTTGGAATTTTTAATACAGTTTCAACCAAATCAAGCTTAAAAAAAGCTATTAAAAAAGAATTGATTCTTGTTAACCGAACTGTTGCATCTACTGCTTTATTTATAAAAGGAAATGAAACAATAGAACTATTAGAATCTGAAAAAGAAATAAATGCTAAAAAATTCATTTTCCCTTTAGAAATTCTTTTTGAAGACGATTATTTAGCCATTATATATAAACCATCAGGAATTTTAGTTAGTGGAAATTCATTCGCAACTATTGATAATGCGTTATCTCAAAATTTACAAAAAAGCTTACAAATAGACGGTGTTCGGCCAAGACCAGTGCATCGGCTAGATTACCCTACAAGTGGTTTACTTTTAATTGGCAAAACAAAATCCAGTATTATTGCTTTAAATAAATTATTTGAAAATAAAACTATTCAAAAAACATACCATGCAATTAGTATCGGTAAGATGAAAAAAGCAGGTGAAATAAATATATCTATAGATTCTAAAAATGCCTTTACAAGCTATGAAGTATCTAATACAGTTACTTCAAAACGATTTGGTTATTTGAATTTAGTTTCTCTTAAACCAAAAACTGGAAGAAAACACCAATTAAGAAAACATTTATTAGCTATAGGAAATCCTATTTTAGGAGATAAAGAATACTATATTAATGATCTTGTCCTTAAAGGAAAAGGGCTGTACTTACATGCTTCTTCTTTAGAATTTATACATCCGTTTACTAAAGAATGGATTTTTATAACTAAAGAACTCCCATCCAAATTCAATAAAATATTCCCTCTATAA
- the trmD gene encoding tRNA (guanosine(37)-N1)-methyltransferase TrmD: MRIDIITVAPELLKSPFEHSMMKRAIDKGLAEVHFHNLREYGLGNYRQLDDTQFGGGAGMVLMIEPIAKCIEKLQSERKYDEIIYMTPDAKTLNQATANTLSLKENIIILTGHYKGVDQRVRDKFITREISIGDYVLTGGELAAAILCDAVIRLIPGVLGDEQSALTDSFQDNLLSPPVYTRPSEYDGLKVPDVLLSGNFPKIEEWRSEKAYERTQQIRPDLLDE; the protein is encoded by the coding sequence ATGCGAATAGATATTATTACTGTAGCTCCAGAACTACTAAAAAGCCCGTTTGAACATTCAATGATGAAACGTGCAATTGATAAAGGTTTAGCCGAAGTTCATTTTCATAACTTACGTGAATATGGTTTAGGTAATTATCGCCAATTAGACGATACACAGTTCGGTGGTGGAGCTGGAATGGTTTTAATGATAGAACCTATTGCTAAATGTATTGAAAAACTACAATCAGAAAGAAAATATGATGAAATCATATACATGACTCCTGATGCCAAAACATTAAATCAAGCCACAGCTAATACACTTTCTTTAAAAGAAAATATTATTATTTTAACTGGTCATTATAAAGGCGTAGATCAACGTGTACGTGATAAGTTTATTACTAGAGAAATATCTATTGGTGACTATGTTTTAACTGGTGGTGAATTAGCAGCTGCAATTTTATGTGATGCTGTAATTCGATTAATCCCTGGAGTTTTAGGTGATGAACAATCTGCCTTAACTGATTCTTTTCAAGATAATTTATTATCGCCTCCTGTATATACAAGACCTTCTGAATATGATGGTTTAAAAGTTCCTGATGTTTTATTATCAGGTAATTTTCCTAAAATAGAGGAATGGAGAAGTGAAAAAGCATATGAACGAACTCAACAAATTCGACCAGACTTACTTGATGAATAA
- a CDS encoding glycosyltransferase family 39 protein has translation MDTLKAFFQKYPAISIVIAFQLFRFVLLPFMGLMPQDAYYHFYGENLSLSYFDHPGMIGYILRGFTLVFGKTVFVVKCADFIVTSLTIFSFYKLASCFLSKQKLQRAILLITSTLFISILSFNSTPDVPLLLFWTLSILFLYRAIFEEKKWFWIYGGIAMGLAFNSKYTALLLQFGLIAFILFSNKYRKLIISPWLWFGIVISVAITFPVWWWNYQHDFASFLFQSSNRTGSISGFNINPKYFFGAIGHQLFLLLPVLFCIFIVFTFKYIKRALTKFKLPSSKTLFLLAFFIPTFVGFFSLTPVYWVKLNWLMPSYITGIILAGMFINKKLLKAQLITSIVFHFLISLQVLFYLAPIKSDDTWVGWENLAIETKKLQNQYPNTFVFSDDKYKTSAVLNFYMENKVYAQNIIGKHALHFDYLGDDLSMLNGKNAIFIDSDTRFKTRNKKGNTIPELNQYFSKVTELKPIIVSKKGKEIRKFWIFYCENYTTNP, from the coding sequence TTGGATACACTAAAAGCATTTTTTCAAAAATACCCTGCAATAAGTATTGTTATTGCATTTCAACTTTTTAGATTTGTTTTACTTCCTTTCATGGGACTTATGCCTCAAGATGCATATTACCATTTTTATGGAGAAAATTTATCTTTATCTTACTTTGATCATCCAGGAATGATTGGATATATTTTAAGAGGGTTTACTTTAGTCTTTGGAAAAACTGTTTTTGTAGTTAAATGTGCCGATTTTATTGTTACCTCTCTTACCATATTTAGTTTTTACAAATTAGCTTCTTGCTTTTTATCTAAACAAAAATTACAAAGAGCTATTTTATTAATAACATCTACCCTATTCATCTCTATTTTATCATTTAATTCAACACCAGATGTTCCATTACTACTGTTTTGGACCTTGAGTATTTTATTTTTATATAGAGCTATTTTTGAAGAAAAAAAATGGTTTTGGATTTATGGTGGTATTGCAATGGGTTTAGCCTTTAACAGTAAATACACTGCTTTATTATTACAATTTGGACTTATAGCTTTTATTCTTTTTTCTAATAAATATAGAAAATTAATAATCTCACCATGGCTATGGTTTGGTATCGTTATCTCTGTAGCAATTACGTTTCCTGTTTGGTGGTGGAATTACCAACATGATTTTGCTTCTTTCTTATTTCAATCTTCAAATAGAACTGGTTCTATATCTGGTTTTAATATTAATCCAAAGTATTTCTTTGGAGCTATAGGCCATCAATTATTTTTACTATTACCCGTTTTATTTTGTATTTTTATTGTTTTTACCTTTAAATATATTAAAAGAGCTTTAACCAAATTTAAACTTCCAAGTTCAAAAACATTATTCTTACTTGCTTTTTTTATTCCAACTTTTGTAGGTTTTTTCTCTTTAACACCTGTTTATTGGGTTAAATTAAATTGGTTAATGCCTTCGTATATTACAGGTATTATTTTAGCAGGAATGTTTATTAATAAAAAACTATTAAAAGCTCAATTAATAACATCAATAGTGTTTCATTTTTTAATTAGTTTGCAAGTACTGTTTTATTTAGCACCAATAAAAAGTGATGATACTTGGGTAGGCTGGGAAAATTTAGCTATTGAAACTAAAAAGCTTCAAAATCAATATCCAAATACTTTTGTTTTTTCTGATGATAAATATAAAACATCAGCTGTTCTAAATTTTTACATGGAAAACAAAGTATATGCGCAAAATATTATTGGTAAACATGCACTTCATTTTGATTATTTAGGAGATGATTTAAGCATGCTAAATGGAAAAAATGCTATTTTTATAGATTCTGACACGCGGTTTAAAACAAGGAATAAAAAAGGAAATACTATTCCTGAATTAAACCAGTACTTTTCAAAAGTAACTGAATTAAAACCAATTATTGTATCTAAAAAAGGAAAAGAAATCCGTAAATTCTGGATTTTTTACTGCGAAAATTATACAACTAATCCTTAA
- a CDS encoding glycosyltransferase family 39 protein, whose translation MKYKISYKRVVYVLIVVSTLLRVFFASQLEFGNDEVYYWLYAKYPDISHFDHPPFVGFFIQLFTFDLFFDSELAIRLAAIIPGSINMYLLFLIGCKIKNELVGFLSVILYNLNIYALIIAGTFILPDAPLLFFWLLSFYFLIEALPLEPSKDTRKKLFIAFFFIACAIYSKYQAVFLLVGVVLYIVFINRTWLKDWSFYLSFIFPLITVSLIVYWNYQYDFISYKFHNNRVSLFSLSFNKDSFLREVLGQMVYNNPYIFFSIHIMTVALIRKKFIFEKKQLWLFIFFSFPLIFTTIYLSLYKDTLPHWSGISYVTLLPLLAVYIHKNKKIERNLIRGGVVLMMLMVFTSIEINKGWFLPIGKNINKEEFNNKDALMDMYGWKQLSAKITPLLETKNLKSIPIISDKWFPLAHIDYYIARPNKMDVYGIGELTNIHKYYWINKKKKKLTSKDVLYLTDSRNYRSPNSVYGKSFNQYNLLKTIPIKRNDKIVKYVFLYLLIKD comes from the coding sequence GTGAAGTATAAAATATCTTATAAAAGAGTAGTTTATGTATTAATTGTTGTTAGTACATTATTAAGAGTTTTTTTTGCAAGCCAATTAGAGTTTGGTAATGATGAAGTATATTATTGGTTGTATGCTAAGTATCCTGATATTAGTCATTTTGACCATCCGCCATTTGTAGGTTTTTTTATTCAGTTATTTACTTTTGATTTGTTTTTTGATAGTGAATTAGCTATTCGATTAGCAGCTATCATACCTGGAAGTATTAATATGTATTTATTATTTTTAATTGGCTGTAAAATAAAAAACGAGTTGGTAGGTTTTTTATCAGTTATATTATATAATTTAAATATATACGCTTTAATAATAGCTGGAACATTTATTTTACCAGATGCACCATTACTTTTTTTCTGGTTACTAAGTTTTTATTTTTTGATAGAAGCATTGCCTTTAGAGCCTTCAAAAGATACAAGAAAAAAACTTTTTATAGCTTTCTTTTTTATTGCGTGCGCTATTTATTCAAAATATCAAGCAGTATTTTTATTAGTAGGAGTTGTATTATATATTGTTTTTATAAATAGGACTTGGTTAAAAGATTGGTCTTTTTATCTATCATTTATTTTTCCATTAATTACAGTTTCGTTGATTGTATATTGGAATTATCAGTATGATTTTATTAGTTATAAATTTCATAATAATAGAGTTTCATTGTTTAGTCTTTCTTTTAATAAAGACTCATTTTTAAGAGAAGTATTAGGTCAAATGGTATACAATAATCCGTATATTTTTTTTTCAATACATATAATGACTGTAGCTTTAATCAGGAAGAAATTCATATTTGAGAAAAAACAGTTATGGTTATTTATATTTTTTTCATTTCCATTAATATTCACGACAATTTATTTGTCTCTATATAAAGATACTCTACCACATTGGTCAGGAATATCTTATGTAACATTATTGCCATTACTAGCTGTATATATTCATAAGAATAAAAAAATAGAAAGAAATTTAATTAGAGGAGGGGTAGTTTTAATGATGTTAATGGTTTTTACTTCTATTGAAATTAACAAAGGATGGTTTTTACCTATTGGAAAAAATATTAATAAAGAAGAGTTTAATAATAAGGATGCTTTGATGGATATGTATGGATGGAAACAATTATCAGCTAAAATAACACCACTATTAGAGACCAAAAACTTGAAAAGTATACCAATTATTTCAGACAAATGGTTTCCTTTAGCACATATAGATTATTATATAGCAAGGCCAAATAAAATGGATGTTTATGGAATAGGAGAATTAACGAACATACATAAGTATTATTGGATAAATAAGAAAAAAAAGAAACTTACCTCCAAAGATGTTTTATACCTAACAGACAGTAGGAATTATAGAAGCCCTAACAGTGTTTATGGAAAAAGTTTTAATCAATATAATTTATTGAAAACGATTCCAATTAAAAGGAATGATAAAATAGTTAAATATGTTTTCTTGTATTTATTAATTAAGGATTAG
- a CDS encoding phosphatase PAP2 family protein — MSKSIAVRFRNKSKANIWLDGVKNVLVLLSLRIKRQTYFVYGVFFIVSFLLVILFNKFFLHLKINQFHTSFLDAFFKYSTFLGDGVMFGVLVLLFVFVKRRIALVFLISGLLTLLVTHFFKKIIFKGIPRPVGVFGEDSLYLVNGVKMALWNSFPSGHTTTAFAIFTILCLYFAKCKSQYLWISLAIIAGLSRVYLSQHFLIDVFVGSFIGIVIGFISMGLFYKYERSI, encoded by the coding sequence ATGAGTAAAAGTATTGCTGTAAGATTTAGAAATAAAAGTAAAGCCAATATTTGGCTTGATGGAGTTAAGAATGTACTTGTTCTTTTAAGCTTAAGAATTAAAAGACAAACGTATTTTGTTTACGGAGTGTTTTTTATTGTTTCATTTTTATTAGTAATTTTATTCAATAAGTTTTTTCTTCATTTAAAAATAAATCAATTTCATACTTCATTTCTAGATGCGTTTTTTAAGTACAGTACTTTTTTAGGTGATGGAGTAATGTTTGGGGTATTAGTATTACTTTTTGTATTTGTTAAACGTAGAATAGCACTGGTTTTTCTTATTAGTGGTTTGCTAACATTATTAGTTACACACTTTTTTAAGAAAATTATTTTTAAAGGTATACCACGACCAGTTGGAGTTTTTGGAGAAGATTCATTGTATTTAGTTAACGGAGTTAAAATGGCATTATGGAATTCTTTTCCTTCTGGCCATACAACAACAGCTTTTGCTATTTTTACAATATTATGTTTGTATTTTGCTAAATGCAAGTCTCAATATTTATGGATTTCTTTAGCTATCATAGCTGGTTTATCTAGAGTGTATTTATCGCAACACTTTTTAATAGATGTTTTTGTAGGGTCTTTTATTGGTATTGTAATAGGTTTTATAAGTATGGGGTTATTCTACAAGTATGAAAGAAGTATTTAA
- the rplS gene encoding 50S ribosomal protein L19, with translation MESLIKFVQDEFVTKNDFPEFGAGDTITVYYEIREGEKVRTQFFRGVVIQKRGSGSSETFTIRKMSGTIGVERIFPINLPAIQKIEINKKGKIRRARIYYFRGLTGKKARIKEKRF, from the coding sequence ATGGAATCTTTAATTAAATTTGTACAAGACGAATTTGTAACAAAAAACGATTTTCCAGAATTTGGAGCTGGAGACACTATTACTGTATACTACGAAATTAGAGAAGGTGAGAAAGTACGTACTCAGTTTTTTAGAGGTGTAGTTATTCAAAAAAGAGGTAGCGGAAGCTCTGAAACATTTACTATTAGAAAAATGTCTGGTACTATAGGTGTTGAGCGTATCTTCCCTATTAATTTACCTGCTATTCAAAAAATAGAAATAAACAAAAAAGGTAAAATCCGTAGAGCTCGTATTTACTATTTCAGAGGTCTTACTGGTAAAAAAGCAAGAATTAAAGAAAAAAGATTTTAA